One genomic region from Aliarcobacter cryaerophilus ATCC 43158 encodes:
- the moaA gene encoding GTP 3',8-cyclase MoaA: protein MLIDGFGRKHDYLRVSVTERCNFRCHYCMPEKPFSWVPKENLLSYEDLFKFIKIGIDEGIKKVRITGGEPLLRDNLDYFIKLISDYKNDIDLALTTNGFLLPQMAQKLKNAGLKRINISLDTLNQERAMKIAQKDVLSTVLEGIYKAKDVGLKIKINCVPLKNINDIDILDVLEFCKKEDFSVRYIEFMENSFAKNGAKGLNSDEILEVISKKYKNITKVPRDNSSPAQYYRLEDGYEFGIIEPHKDDFCSSCNRIRLTAEGFLIPCLYFEDALSIKDAIKNNKIDEATLILKKVLENKPEKNKWSNKDDNKVSSRAFYETGG from the coding sequence ATGTTAATTGATGGATTTGGAAGAAAACATGACTATTTAAGAGTTTCTGTAACTGAAAGATGTAACTTTAGATGTCACTATTGTATGCCTGAAAAACCTTTTTCTTGGGTTCCTAAAGAGAATTTATTATCTTATGAAGATTTGTTTAAGTTTATAAAAATAGGTATTGATGAGGGTATAAAAAAAGTTAGAATTACTGGAGGAGAACCACTTTTAAGAGATAATTTGGACTATTTTATAAAACTAATAAGTGATTATAAAAATGACATAGATTTGGCTCTTACTACAAATGGTTTTTTACTTCCTCAAATGGCACAAAAATTAAAAAATGCTGGACTCAAAAGAATAAACATCTCTCTTGATACATTAAATCAAGAAAGAGCTATGAAAATAGCTCAAAAAGATGTTTTATCTACTGTTTTAGAAGGAATTTATAAAGCAAAAGATGTTGGACTTAAAATTAAAATAAATTGTGTTCCACTGAAAAATATAAATGATATTGATATTTTAGATGTTTTGGAATTTTGTAAAAAAGAGGATTTTTCTGTAAGGTATATTGAATTTATGGAAAATAGTTTTGCAAAAAATGGTGCAAAAGGTTTAAACTCCGATGAGATTTTAGAGGTTATTTCAAAAAAATATAAAAATATAACAAAAGTTCCAAGAGATAATAGCTCACCAGCTCAATATTATAGATTAGAAGATGGATATGAGTTTGGAATTATTGAACCGCATAAAGATGATTTTTGCTCCTCTTGTAATCGTATAAGATTAACAGCTGAAGGGTTTTTAATCCCTTGTTTATATTTTGAAGATGCTCTTAGTATAAAAGATGCAATAAAAAATAATAAAATTGATGAAGCAACTCTTATACTTAAAAAAGTTCTTGAAAATAAACCAGAAAAGAATAAATGGTCAAATAAAGATGATAATAAAGTATCAAGTAGAGCTTTTTATGAAACTGGTGGATAA
- a CDS encoding PAS domain-containing protein, which produces MSKETVLDKNAFLVSETDEKGIIRFANDDFCNVAGYSLAEMLGKPHNMVRHNDMPKAAFKSLWDTVQKGEIWTGYVKNATKNGGYYWVFATVYPFESCDGSKGYLSCRRKPSSKEIEKAEKLYEEMRRSER; this is translated from the coding sequence ATGTCAAAAGAAACAGTACTAGATAAAAATGCATTTTTAGTAAGTGAAACAGATGAAAAAGGAATAATAAGATTTGCAAATGACGATTTTTGCAATGTAGCTGGATACTCTCTTGCTGAAATGCTTGGAAAACCACATAATATGGTTAGACATAATGATATGCCAAAGGCTGCATTTAAATCTTTATGGGATACTGTTCAAAAAGGTGAGATTTGGACAGGATATGTAAAAAATGCAACAAAAAATGGTGGATATTATTGGGTTTTTGCAACTGTTTATCCATTTGAAAGTTGTGATGGTTCAAAAGGTTATCTATCTTGTAGAAGAAAACCTTCTAGTAAAGAGATAGAAAAAGCTGAAAAATTATATGAAGAGATGCGAAGAAGTGAAAGATAA
- a CDS encoding glycosyl transferase encodes MNFKTFIKAVGTGPKGNRDLSFDESFEAVCQILKQEATQAQIGAFLIAWRVKLETNEEFKGAIKALNSFIKYKEVPDSLKLGYNFDGRDTNPYLFPLYENILDNFFKKNSDVRKLNLVISGDFVQPTKNGISTKDIFTKFDKGQYLHYFDRVEYLQELSNITNLRNEFGLRTAFNTVEKLLNPSLSEYGVCGAFHKPYVSKYLEMFKDDFKNITVVRGNEGDIEVFKDSKFWQKKDGEIKEYDFCLKDYGVSYSKVFENITLEENLNILRNYDDEILNLARFNVALYLLFAKRVDSLDEAWQRLN; translated from the coding sequence ATGAATTTCAAAACATTTATAAAAGCAGTTGGAACAGGACCAAAAGGAAATAGAGATTTAAGCTTTGATGAGAGTTTTGAAGCCGTTTGCCAAATTTTAAAACAAGAAGCAACTCAGGCACAAATTGGTGCTTTTTTAATAGCTTGGAGAGTAAAACTTGAAACAAATGAAGAGTTTAAAGGAGCAATAAAAGCTCTAAATAGTTTTATAAAATATAAAGAAGTTCCAGACTCTTTGAAGCTCGGATATAATTTTGATGGAAGAGATACAAATCCATACTTATTTCCTTTATATGAAAATATTTTGGATAATTTTTTCAAAAAAAACAGTGATGTTAGAAAATTAAATCTTGTAATTAGTGGAGATTTTGTACAGCCTACAAAAAATGGAATTTCAACAAAAGATATATTTACAAAATTTGACAAGGGTCAATATTTACACTATTTTGATAGAGTAGAATACCTACAAGAGTTGAGTAATATTACAAATTTACGAAATGAGTTTGGATTAAGAACAGCTTTTAATACAGTTGAAAAACTTTTAAACCCATCTTTGAGTGAGTATGGAGTTTGTGGAGCTTTTCATAAACCATATGTTTCAAAATATCTAGAAATGTTTAAAGATGATTTTAAAAATATTACGGTGGTTAGAGGAAATGAGGGCGATATTGAAGTGTTTAAAGATTCAAAATTTTGGCAAAAAAAAGACGGTGAGATAAAAGAGTATGATTTTTGTCTAAAAGATTATGGAGTTAGCTATTCAAAAGTTTTTGAAAATATAACTTTGGAAGAGAATTTAAATATTTTAAGAAATTATGATGATGAGATATTAAACTTGGCAAGGTTTAATGTAGCTTTGTATCTTCTTTTTGCTAAAAGAGTTGACTCATTAGACGAAGCTTGGCAAAGGTTAAATTAA
- a CDS encoding RrF2 family transcriptional regulator — translation MLLTKKSEYALLSLISISKQKEPINVDILSKELQISKSFLAKIMQNLAKANLVISHRGVNGGFVLNKQIDELTILEIVVAAEEKNPMVFECSDAISSCPNNKAKICTIWPLLNNLQFKVNDLLAKLTLKDIEHE, via the coding sequence ATGTTATTAACAAAAAAGAGTGAATATGCATTGCTATCTTTGATATCTATATCAAAGCAGAAAGAACCTATAAATGTGGATATTCTATCAAAAGAGTTACAAATTTCAAAATCATTTTTAGCAAAAATTATGCAAAACTTAGCAAAAGCAAATTTAGTAATATCACACAGGGGCGTAAATGGTGGTTTTGTTTTAAATAAACAAATAGACGAGCTTACAATTTTAGAAATTGTTGTTGCTGCTGAAGAGAAAAATCCTATGGTTTTTGAATGTTCAGATGCAATAAGTTCTTGCCCAAATAATAAAGCAAAGATTTGTACTATTTGGCCGCTTTTAAATAATCTACAATTCAAAGTAAATGACCTTTTAGCAAAATTAACATTGAAAGATATAGAACATGAATAA
- a CDS encoding DUF5718 family protein has protein sequence MNLIEDLKDYLGFAVAGNFANHLGEAGEADEFSVIETKEKDAPKGMFPFYIKGHDSFLGTYPICDEVILTHGREEDKLQVEAEVALICDFVYENEKVIDIVPKYFTAFNDCSIRIQDGNKLSTKKNWGSKTKGISQDIIPIDDFSEKGILGKYHISSFIKRDGIVCDYGTTSAVKSYSYFFEKLKDWMIDILNCQEDCGPLEELGQFLKYAHNSKGILIAAGATAYTDFGKKNFLKKGDEIFVYVYNAHAHSFQDIMNDMCGMDIYLGQCSKLHQIVK, from the coding sequence ATGAATTTAATAGAAGATTTAAAAGATTATTTAGGTTTTGCAGTTGCTGGAAACTTTGCAAATCACTTAGGAGAAGCTGGAGAAGCTGATGAGTTTTCTGTAATTGAAACAAAAGAAAAAGATGCACCAAAAGGGATGTTTCCTTTTTACATAAAAGGTCATGACAGTTTTTTAGGAACTTATCCTATTTGTGATGAAGTTATATTAACTCATGGAAGAGAAGAAGACAAACTTCAAGTTGAAGCAGAAGTTGCTTTAATTTGTGATTTTGTCTATGAAAATGAAAAAGTAATAGATATTGTTCCAAAATATTTTACAGCATTTAATGACTGCTCTATTCGTATTCAAGATGGGAATAAACTAAGTACTAAAAAAAACTGGGGTTCTAAAACAAAAGGTATTTCTCAAGATATTATTCCTATAGATGATTTTAGTGAAAAAGGAATTTTAGGAAAATATCATATCTCTTCATTTATAAAAAGAGATGGAATTGTTTGCGATTATGGAACAACTAGTGCTGTAAAATCATATAGCTATTTTTTTGAAAAGTTAAAAGATTGGATGATTGATATTTTAAATTGCCAAGAAGATTGTGGACCACTTGAAGAGTTAGGACAGTTTTTAAAATATGCGCACAATTCAAAAGGTATTTTAATAGCGGCAGGTGCAACAGCATATACAGATTTTGGAAAGAAAAACTTCTTAAAAAAAGGTGATGAGATTTTTGTATATGTTTACAATGCCCATGCTCATAGTTTTCAAGATATTATGAATGATATGTGTGGAATGGATATATATTTAGGACAATGTTCAAAGCTACACCAAATTGTAAAATAG
- a CDS encoding DHH family phosphoesterase produces the protein MNNIRLFHISHTDLDGYACQFLTNEVFSKKHFYNANYGLEVKQALKQVIAEIKNYQEEKLLLLISDLNLNQQESDELDKEIKSLKDSGYDITLQLLDHHITGKVSATKYDWYFLDDKRCATKIVFDYLLREFKAPLNDYKEWVDTVNAVDIWLEKEKENFEFGKVLMSMVTKAREINSILFNSLDRDFKFYLLKNSIGFLSLANAPIVLDNSVHFLKKEFLKDGFDDTLDNLSAKYLVKSLDKIKDDLTVYYNGQKGLMTYCLGAISIPANSFLRANSDYDFFIDVSRKGNASFRADGKLDVSQLASKLGNGGGHVNASGCKFDDFIDTINLQEVRAYIQNKLNNLK, from the coding sequence ATGAATAATATAAGACTTTTTCATATTTCTCACACAGATTTAGATGGATATGCTTGTCAATTTTTAACAAATGAGGTATTTTCTAAAAAACATTTTTACAATGCAAACTACGGTTTAGAGGTAAAACAAGCTTTAAAACAGGTTATTGCAGAAATTAAAAATTACCAAGAGGAAAAGTTACTACTTCTAATAAGTGATTTAAACTTAAATCAACAAGAAAGCGATGAACTTGATAAAGAGATAAAATCTTTAAAAGATAGTGGTTATGATATAACTTTACAACTTTTGGATCATCACATAACTGGAAAGGTAAGTGCTACAAAATATGATTGGTATTTTCTAGATGATAAAAGATGTGCTACAAAAATAGTTTTTGATTATCTTTTAAGAGAGTTTAAAGCACCTTTAAATGATTATAAAGAGTGGGTTGATACTGTAAATGCTGTAGATATTTGGCTTGAAAAAGAAAAAGAAAATTTTGAATTTGGAAAAGTTTTAATGTCAATGGTTACAAAAGCAAGAGAGATAAACTCTATACTTTTTAACTCTCTTGATAGAGATTTTAAATTTTATTTACTAAAAAATTCTATAGGATTTTTATCTCTTGCCAATGCTCCTATTGTTTTGGATAATAGTGTACACTTTTTGAAAAAAGAGTTTCTAAAAGATGGATTTGATGATACTTTGGATAACTTAAGTGCAAAATATTTAGTTAAATCATTAGATAAGATAAAAGATGATTTAACAGTATATTATAATGGTCAAAAAGGTCTTATGACATATTGTCTTGGAGCTATTTCAATTCCTGCAAATAGCTTTTTAAGAGCAAATAGTGATTATGATTTTTTTATAGATGTAAGTAGAAAAGGAAATGCCTCTTTTAGAGCAGATGGTAAACTTGATGTTTCTCAACTAGCTTCAAAATTAGGAAATGGTGGTGGGCATGTAAATGCAAGTGGTTGTAAATTTGATGATTTTATAGATACCATAAACTTGCAAGAAGTAAGAGCTTATATTCAAAATAAGCTAAATAATCTAAAATAA
- a CDS encoding DUF438 domain-containing protein, with the protein MLSDLSNNIEIFKKGHPVRVYLEENILIKKLFSELFNTDIKKDYQKFYNIFNQICEVEKHFARKENQLFPYLEKYGWTGPSQGMWSFHDDIRAIIKDARASIEAKDFDSILEKCTNVYNNLIHLINVEENRLLPNALQLLKEEDWEEFYEGDSEIGWMFTTPPPRYPEILNKETSNAEQEYIHPSMDKKRRELPFTLEGRTHYDEGYLTPEQVNFIFKFLPVDITYVDENDRVVFYNRGDERIFPRSAGIIGREVKFCHPPKSVDQVLKILEEFKAGSQDIADFWITFKGKFVHIRYFAVRDEQKNYKGVIEMSQDVTDIRALQGEKRLLAWE; encoded by the coding sequence ATGTTAAGTGATTTATCAAATAATATTGAAATATTTAAAAAAGGTCATCCAGTAAGAGTATATTTAGAAGAGAATATATTAATAAAAAAGCTATTTTCCGAACTTTTTAATACAGATATAAAAAAAGATTATCAAAAATTTTATAATATTTTTAACCAAATTTGTGAAGTAGAAAAGCACTTTGCAAGAAAAGAGAACCAGCTTTTTCCTTATCTTGAAAAATATGGTTGGACTGGTCCTTCTCAAGGAATGTGGTCTTTTCATGATGATATTAGAGCAATAATAAAAGATGCAAGAGCTAGTATTGAAGCAAAAGATTTTGACTCAATACTAGAAAAATGCACAAATGTATATAATAATTTGATTCATTTAATAAATGTAGAAGAGAATAGGCTTCTTCCAAATGCTTTACAACTATTAAAAGAGGAAGATTGGGAAGAGTTTTATGAAGGAGATAGCGAAATTGGTTGGATGTTTACAACTCCTCCTCCTAGATATCCAGAGATTCTAAATAAAGAGACAAGCAATGCAGAACAAGAGTATATTCATCCAAGTATGGATAAGAAAAGAAGAGAATTACCATTCACTCTTGAGGGAAGAACTCATTATGATGAAGGTTATTTAACACCTGAACAAGTAAATTTTATATTTAAGTTCTTACCTGTAGATATTACTTATGTAGATGAAAATGATAGAGTTGTTTTTTATAATCGTGGAGATGAGAGAATTTTCCCAAGAAGTGCTGGAATAATCGGAAGAGAGGTTAAATTTTGTCACCCTCCAAAAAGTGTTGATCAGGTTCTAAAAATTCTTGAAGAGTTTAAAGCAGGGAGTCAAGATATTGCTGATTTCTGGATTACATTTAAAGGAAAGTTTGTGCATATAAGATATTTTGCTGTAAGAGATGAGCAAAAAAACTATAAAGGTGTAATTGAAATGTCGCAAGATGTTACAGATATAAGAGCATTACAAGGAGAGAAAAGACTTTTAGCTTGGGAGTAG
- a CDS encoding methyl-accepting chemotaxis protein has protein sequence MFGSVSNKDLENIDKYFQQLIEFLSYEKSEFEYIESTGNKKVDMMFKSWNQKIKSFDKRTKDDMRVLGEIVLTADKVEQGIYKCRIKGNSENPTISTLRNTLNKMLTSIDDATSRILRVVDSYKNDDFTDYIKVVDNYKDDMRLLMDSINLLGKALGNSAKNNFENGETLEESSSTMTNSMNNLAEKANEQAASLEQTAAALEEITSITRNNTQNATKMASLGQIVKKSVLTGEELASKTTLSMDEINEKVKAINSAITVIDQIAFQTNILSLNAAVEAATAGEAGKGFAVVAQEVRNLANRSAEAAKEIKNLVEEATIKANDGKLISSDMIEGYKELNKNISETINIIEDVSGASKEQMLGIEQINQTVNMLDRVTQENAFESNQIKEISQSVSKLAQELLTDAKSKKFN, from the coding sequence ATGTTTGGATCAGTATCAAATAAAGATTTAGAGAATATTGATAAATATTTTCAACAATTAATTGAATTTTTATCTTATGAAAAAAGTGAATTTGAATATATAGAATCAACAGGCAACAAAAAAGTTGATATGATGTTTAAAAGTTGGAATCAAAAAATAAAAAGTTTTGATAAGAGAACAAAAGATGATATGAGAGTTCTTGGAGAGATTGTATTAACTGCTGACAAAGTTGAACAAGGTATTTATAAATGCAGAATTAAAGGAAATAGTGAAAACCCAACAATTTCAACTTTAAGAAATACTTTAAACAAAATGCTAACTAGTATTGATGATGCTACTTCAAGAATTTTAAGAGTTGTAGATAGTTATAAGAATGATGATTTTACTGACTATATAAAAGTTGTTGATAATTATAAAGATGATATGAGACTACTTATGGATAGTATTAATCTACTTGGAAAAGCTTTAGGAAATAGTGCAAAAAATAATTTTGAAAATGGAGAGACTTTAGAAGAGAGTTCTTCAACTATGACAAATTCTATGAACAATCTTGCAGAAAAAGCAAATGAACAAGCAGCATCTCTTGAACAAACAGCTGCTGCCCTTGAAGAGATAACTAGTATTACTAGAAATAACACTCAAAATGCTACTAAAATGGCTAGTTTGGGACAAATTGTAAAAAAATCTGTTCTAACAGGTGAAGAGTTAGCCTCTAAAACAACTCTATCTATGGATGAAATAAATGAAAAAGTAAAAGCTATAAATAGTGCAATTACAGTAATTGACCAAATTGCATTTCAAACAAATATTCTTTCATTAAATGCAGCTGTTGAAGCTGCAACTGCAGGAGAAGCAGGAAAAGGGTTTGCTGTTGTTGCACAAGAAGTAAGAAATCTAGCAAATAGAAGTGCTGAAGCTGCAAAAGAGATAAAAAATTTAGTAGAAGAAGCAACAATAAAAGCAAATGATGGAAAATTAATCTCATCTGATATGATAGAAGGATATAAAGAACTAAATAAAAATATATCTGAAACTATAAATATAATTGAAGATGTATCAGGAGCATCAAAAGAGCAGATGCTTGGAATTGAACAAATAAACCAAACTGTAAATATGCTAGATAGAGTTACTCAAGAAAACGCATTTGAGTCAAATCAGATAAAAGAGATATCTCAAAGTGTTTCTAAATTAGCACAAGAATTATTAACAGATGCAAAAAGTAAAAAGTTTAACTAA
- the rpsO gene encoding 30S ribosomal protein S15, producing the protein MALDQEVKASIIAKYGRKDGDTGSAEVQIAILSEQIKILTEHLKVFKKDHSSRLGLLKMVGKRKKLLSYLKKSDYARFTSVVASLGIRAK; encoded by the coding sequence ATGGCTTTAGATCAGGAAGTAAAAGCAAGTATTATAGCAAAATATGGAAGAAAAGACGGAGATACAGGTTCAGCTGAGGTTCAAATCGCAATATTAAGTGAGCAAATTAAAATTTTAACAGAACACTTAAAAGTATTTAAAAAAGATCACTCTTCAAGATTAGGTCTTTTAAAAATGGTAGGAAAAAGAAAAAAACTTTTATCATACTTAAAAAAATCAGACTATGCAAGATTTACATCTGTAGTTGCAAGTTTAGGAATTAGAGCTAAATAA
- a CDS encoding CoA-binding protein, translating into MECEFPTVNSNKDEIKAIFEETKTIAIVGLSPDNEKASYRVAQYLKNAGFKIVPIYPKEDEILGEKVYRSLAEIPFDIDIVDIFRKPDAIAKVVDEVLVLKNDKNIKTVWFQLGLSNNEAAQKALDNGLKVVQNKCTKIEHKSIYE; encoded by the coding sequence ATGGAGTGTGAATTTCCAACAGTAAATTCAAATAAAGATGAGATAAAAGCAATTTTTGAAGAGACAAAAACTATTGCAATAGTAGGACTCTCTCCTGATAATGAAAAAGCTTCTTATAGAGTTGCTCAGTATTTGAAAAATGCTGGTTTTAAAATAGTTCCAATTTATCCAAAAGAAGATGAGATTTTGGGTGAAAAAGTTTACAGAAGTTTGGCTGAAATACCTTTTGATATTGATATTGTCGATATTTTTAGAAAGCCTGATGCTATAGCAAAAGTTGTAGATGAAGTTTTGGTTTTAAAAAATGATAAAAATATAAAAACTGTGTGGTTTCAATTAGGACTTTCAAATAATGAAGCTGCGCAAAAAGCTCTTGATAATGGATTAAAAGTTGTTCAAAATAAGTGTACTAAAATAGAGCATAAGTCAATTTATGAGTAG
- a CDS encoding fumarate hydratase: MSKKITEQDIIDSVASACQFISFYHPEDFVKGMVEAYENEKSDAAKNAIGQILINSKMCALGHRPLCQDTGSVNIFVKVGLKANLDITKNLEDLLNEGVAKGYTDPDNTLRYSVVADPAGKRTNTKNNTPAVIHVSVDNSDKLDITVAAKGGGSENKSKFAVLNPSDSIYDWVMSNVKEMGAGWCPPGILGIGIGGNPEKSMLLAKESLMGHVDIHELKARGAQTPLEELRLKLYEDINKLGIGAQGLGGLTTVLDVKILDYPCHAASLPVAMIPNCAATRHIHFELDGNGPAKFKKPDLDLWPDIELPMDTIKRVNIEDLTKENLSQFKSGDTLLLSGKILTARDAAHKKIVEYKNAGIPLPNGVDLKDKFIYYVGPVDPVKGEVVGPAGPTTSTRMDKFTKDMMEIGIMGMIGKGERKQPTIDLIKEYKSIYLIATGGAAYLIAQSIKGAKTLAFEELGMEAIYEFEVKDMPVTVAVDTLGNSIHTTGPAKWRTINK; the protein is encoded by the coding sequence ATGAGTAAAAAAATCACAGAACAAGATATTATTGATTCAGTTGCCTCTGCGTGTCAATTTATATCTTTTTATCATCCAGAAGACTTTGTAAAAGGTATGGTTGAAGCTTATGAAAATGAAAAAAGTGATGCAGCAAAAAATGCAATTGGACAAATCCTAATAAACTCAAAAATGTGTGCTTTAGGGCATAGACCTCTTTGTCAAGATACAGGAAGTGTTAATATTTTTGTAAAAGTTGGGTTAAAAGCAAACCTAGATATTACAAAAAATTTAGAAGATTTATTAAATGAAGGTGTAGCAAAAGGTTATACAGACCCTGATAATACTCTAAGATATTCAGTTGTAGCTGATCCTGCTGGAAAAAGAACAAATACAAAAAATAATACTCCTGCTGTTATTCATGTAAGTGTTGATAACTCTGATAAACTTGATATTACAGTTGCAGCAAAAGGTGGAGGAAGTGAAAATAAATCTAAATTTGCTGTTTTAAATCCAAGCGATAGTATATATGATTGGGTTATGTCAAATGTAAAAGAGATGGGTGCTGGATGGTGTCCTCCTGGGATTTTAGGAATTGGAATTGGTGGAAATCCTGAAAAATCAATGTTGCTTGCAAAAGAGTCTTTAATGGGACATGTTGATATTCATGAACTAAAAGCTAGAGGGGCTCAAACTCCACTTGAAGAATTAAGATTAAAATTATATGAAGATATAAATAAGTTAGGAATTGGGGCTCAAGGCTTAGGAGGTCTAACAACTGTTTTAGATGTTAAAATCTTAGATTACCCATGTCATGCTGCTTCACTTCCTGTTGCTATGATTCCAAACTGTGCAGCAACTAGACATATTCACTTTGAATTAGATGGAAATGGACCTGCTAAATTTAAAAAACCTGATTTAGATCTTTGGCCAGATATTGAACTTCCAATGGATACTATTAAAAGAGTAAATATTGAAGATTTAACAAAAGAGAATTTATCTCAATTTAAATCTGGTGATACACTTTTATTATCTGGAAAAATTTTAACTGCACGTGATGCTGCTCACAAAAAAATAGTTGAGTACAAAAATGCAGGAATTCCTCTTCCAAATGGTGTTGATTTAAAAGATAAATTTATATACTATGTTGGACCAGTTGATCCTGTAAAAGGTGAAGTTGTAGGACCTGCAGGACCAACAACATCTACAAGAATGGATAAATTTACAAAAGATATGATGGAAATTGGAATTATGGGAATGATTGGAAAAGGTGAGAGAAAACAACCAACAATCGATTTAATAAAAGAGTACAAATCTATCTATCTAATTGCAACAGGAGGTGCAGCATATTTAATTGCTCAATCAATAAAAGGAGCAAAAACTTTAGCATTTGAAGAGCTTGGGATGGAAGCTATTTACGAATTTGAAGTAAAAGATATGCCTGTAACTGTTGCTGTTGATACTCTTGGAAACTCTATTCATACAACAGGACCTGCTAAATGGAGAACTATTAATAAGTAA
- a CDS encoding Crp/Fnr family transcriptional regulator, protein MTLTQSIRSLDFFENLSDEQIDVLSNFSFISKYEKDSILFYETDLQTSLLFLVSGLIKIYKYDKFDNEIFLYHIYSNSLISELSNINTNEIYCFSNASFIENSIVLSIDFLKLQEYFLNNNLLVKELMNSLLKKTNQLQSLVNRELVFDATAKVAYMLVSDLKMFNKLKRQDVSFILHIQPETLSRVLKKLSRDNIIEVENQQVIIKDEIALNSIFKGVAV, encoded by the coding sequence ATGACACTAACCCAAAGTATTAGAAGTTTGGATTTTTTTGAAAATTTAAGTGATGAACAAATTGATGTTTTAAGTAACTTCTCTTTTATCTCAAAATATGAAAAAGATTCTATTTTATTTTATGAAACAGATTTACAAACAAGTCTTCTTTTTTTAGTAAGTGGTTTAATAAAAATTTATAAATATGATAAATTTGATAATGAAATATTTCTATATCACATTTATTCAAACTCTTTGATAAGTGAATTAAGTAATATCAATACAAATGAAATATACTGTTTCTCAAATGCATCTTTTATAGAAAATTCTATTGTATTATCAATAGATTTTTTAAAACTTCAAGAGTATTTTTTAAACAACAATCTTCTAGTAAAAGAGCTCATGAACTCTTTGTTAAAAAAAACCAATCAACTTCAATCTTTAGTTAATAGGGAGTTGGTTTTTGATGCAACTGCAAAAGTTGCCTACATGCTAGTTAGTGATTTAAAAATGTTTAATAAATTAAAAAGACAAGATGTTAGTTTTATACTACATATTCAACCTGAAACTCTATCAAGAGTTTTAAAAAAATTATCAAGGGATAATATCATTGAAGTTGAAAATCAACAAGTTATAATAAAAGATGAGATCGCATTAAATTCTATTTTTAAAGGGGTAGCAGTATGA